In Hermetia illucens chromosome 5, iHerIll2.2.curated.20191125, whole genome shotgun sequence, a single window of DNA contains:
- the LOC119658122 gene encoding uncharacterized protein LOC119658122 — protein MSDILNVTRKISFDNSISKIEYHSYSPFLSSYNSSDEIRIPIQQQDLCILPSQSFIYIEGALTKTDGTISALAKLTNNSVAFLFDEIRYELNGVEIDRNKNVGITSTLKNYVSLNENESKMLYNAAWSPNESITPSSGYFNFSIPLRKLLGFAEDYKKIIVNAKHELILVRTRSDENAFISSTDNVHIKIFKLQWKVPHVNPDGAEKLSMLKYIESGHPIQISFRNWELYEYPVLPTTTDHVWNVKTTGQLEKPRYVILALQTNRKNLKDKDASKFDHCDLTNIKIHLNSESYPYDDMNIKFSRDRFALLYDMYCNFQQSYYGVQPQPLLSRSEYKESAPIIVIDCSRQNESMKSGSVDIRLDMKTSVDVPALTTAYCLLLHDRVIEYNPLTSSVQKLV, from the coding sequence atgagcGATATCCTGAACGTTACACGTAAAATCAgttttgataatagtatatcaaaAATCGAATACCATAGCTACTCTCCATTCTTATCATCTTACAACTCCAGTGATGAAATCCGAATACCCATACAACAAcaggatttgtgtattttgcCGAGTCAGAGTTTCATTTACATTGAAGGCGCCTTAACTAAAACAGATGGAACAATATCAGCACTAGCTAAATTGACGAATAATAGCGTAGCTTTCCTATTTGATGAGATAAGATATGAACTGAATGGAGTAGAAATCGATCGAAACAAAAATGTGGGAATAACATCGACGTTAAAAAATTATGTATCACttaatgaaaacgaaagtaaaATGCTTTATAATGCCGCTTGGTCACCGAACGAATCTATCACACCGTCAAGTGGTTACTTCAACTTTTCTATTCCGCTAAGAAAACTTTTGGGATTTGCCGAGGACTACAAGAAAATTATTGTAAACGCTAAACACGAGCTAATTTTGGTTCGCACAAGAAGCgatgaaaatgcatttatttcatcCACTGATAATGTACAcatcaaaatttttaaactacAGTGGAAGGTGCCCCATGTTAATCCCGATGGCGCTGAAAAATTGTCAATGTTGAAATATATTGAATCGGGACATCCGATTCAAATAAGCTTTCGAAATTGGGAACTGTACGAATATCCAGTTCTACCCACAACAACAGATCATGTGTGGAATGTGAAAACCACAGGTCAACTCGAAAAACCTCGATATGTTATTTTAGCTTTACAgacaaatcgaaaaaatctCAAAGACAAAGATGCCAGCAAATTTGATCACTGTGatttaacaaatatcaaaatacaTTTAAACTCCGAATCGTATCCTTATGACGatatgaatattaaattttcccgTGATCGATTCGCTCTTCTCTATGATATGTACTGCAATTTTCAACAATCTTATTACGGTGTACAACCCCAGCCACTACTTTCACGAAGCGAATATAAGGAATCTGCACCAATTATAGTAATTGATTGTTCACGTCAAAATGAATCCATGAAATCTGGCTCAGTGGACATAAGGTTAGACATGAAAACATCTGTAGATGTGCCTGCCTTAACAACAGCTTACTGCTTGCTCCTACATGATCGTGTGATAGAGTACAACCCACTCACTTCTTCAGTTCAAAAACTTGTATAA
- the LOC119658123 gene encoding short-chain collagen C4-like, with the protein MGVDKFGRFSNDTGGGKRGLQGLQGPPGPQGPQGPIGQQGPSGPRGPEGKPGKDGLQGLHGAGFNKTESGDYNIKFKQLKNLGEPVEDADASTKNYVDINIEKLKEYIDRQIQLEIDELTKL; encoded by the coding sequence atgggtgttgataaatttggtCGATTTTCAAACGATACTGGAGGAGGAAAACGTGGTTTGCAAGGACTTCAAGGACCCCCGGGTCCTCAAGGTCCCCAAGGTCCTATAGGTCAGCAGGGGCCCTCGGGTCCCCGAGGTCCGGAAGGAAAACCTGGTAAGGATGGTCTACAAGGTTTGCATGGTGCGGGATTTAATAAAACGGAAAGCGGTGATTACaacatcaaattcaaacaaCTCAAGAATCTTGGAGAACCCGTTGAGGATGCTGATGCTTCTACAAAGAACTACGTTGATATTAACATTGAGAAACTCAAAGAATATATAGACAGACAAATTCAACTTGAAATCGACGAACTTACAAAACTATAA